A genomic stretch from Corynebacterium terpenotabidum Y-11 includes:
- a CDS encoding alpha-hydroxy-acid oxidizing protein, with protein MVSPSHTVGGPGPSRRNPAVAPGRARQDQIFRAGISGFRPKVPTDAAGLERAAKRRMSRKAWAYINGGAGEGRTMVNNREALDAVRLTPRVGVDRSVRDLSTTLLGHELDHPVLLAPVGAGALVCDDSDLQIGRAAAATATPYIISNQGSSSLEQIVAAMREVDPAARHWFQLYWSTDEKLVDHLIARAEASGAGALVVTLDTTVLGWRPQDLNLGSLPFARGQGIAQYLSDSRFLDIVRERLAHRDGSGTGPGGVTVTPAAVASLMSIVRHHPGRTLRNLLAPEPRAAVETFLDIYSNPGLAWDLLGTLKERTTLPVVFKGILHPEDALRAISVGADALIVSNHGGRQVDGAVASLDALREIRGAVGEDFPLLFDSGIRSGRDVAVARSCGADAVLLGRPHMYGLAVAGQRGVEEVIGNVLAELDLTLALI; from the coding sequence ATGGTTTCCCCTTCACACACAGTCGGTGGCCCAGGGCCGTCCCGCAGGAATCCCGCAGTGGCCCCCGGCCGCGCCCGTCAGGACCAGATATTTCGGGCGGGGATCTCCGGTTTCCGACCGAAGGTGCCGACCGATGCCGCAGGTCTGGAACGTGCGGCGAAACGCCGGATGTCCCGCAAAGCCTGGGCGTACATCAATGGCGGTGCCGGTGAGGGCCGCACCATGGTGAACAACCGGGAGGCTCTCGACGCCGTGCGGCTCACGCCACGGGTCGGAGTCGACCGCAGCGTCCGTGATCTGTCCACCACACTGCTTGGACACGAGCTCGACCATCCGGTCCTGCTCGCCCCGGTCGGGGCCGGAGCCCTCGTCTGCGACGACAGCGACCTGCAGATCGGCCGGGCAGCGGCAGCGACCGCAACCCCGTACATCATCAGCAACCAGGGGAGTTCCTCGCTGGAGCAGATTGTCGCGGCGATGCGCGAGGTGGACCCCGCTGCCCGCCACTGGTTCCAGCTCTACTGGTCCACCGACGAGAAGCTGGTCGACCATCTCATCGCGCGGGCGGAGGCATCCGGGGCCGGAGCTCTGGTCGTCACACTCGATACCACGGTGTTGGGCTGGCGGCCACAGGACCTCAATCTCGGGTCTCTGCCCTTCGCCCGCGGCCAGGGTATCGCCCAGTACCTCAGCGATTCCCGGTTCCTTGACATTGTCCGGGAACGGCTGGCGCATCGTGACGGGAGCGGCACCGGACCCGGGGGAGTGACCGTCACCCCGGCTGCAGTGGCGTCCCTGATGTCCATCGTCCGACACCATCCGGGCCGGACATTGCGCAATCTCCTGGCCCCCGAACCCCGGGCGGCGGTGGAGACCTTCCTCGACATCTACTCCAACCCGGGACTGGCCTGGGACCTGCTCGGCACACTGAAGGAGCGGACCACCCTGCCGGTGGTGTTCAAGGGGATCCTGCATCCGGAGGACGCCCTGCGTGCCATCTCCGTCGGCGCCGACGCGCTGATCGTCTCCAACCACGGCGGTCGTCAGGTTGACGGGGCAGTGGCGTCCCTCGATGCGCTCCGGGAGATCCGTGGCGCCGTCGGCGAGGATTTCCCGCTGTTGTTCGACTCCGGTATCCGCAGCGGACGCGACGTGGCCGTCGCGCGTTCCTGCGGGGCCGATGCGGTCCTGCTGGGCCGCCCACACATGTACGGGCTGGCGGTAGCCGGTCAGCGGGGGGTGGAGGAGGTGATCGGCAACGTCCTCGCTGAGCTGGACCTCACCCTCGCACTGATCTGA
- a CDS encoding ABC-F family ATP-binding cassette domain-containing protein, protein MIVTQDLEVRVGARTLLNAPGQHLRVQPGDRIGLVGRNGAGKTTTMRILSGETEPYGGQVVRSGEIGYLPQDSKEGDIDQSARDRILSARGLDQLRSSMDRQQELMESGTDAQRDAAIGKYSRLEERYSALGGYEADSEAARICDGLGLPQRILDQPLKTLSGGQRRRVELAQILFAATAGSGRSQTTLLLDEPTNHLDADSIHWLRGFLQKHEGGLIMISHDVELLNDVVNKVWFLDAVRGEADVYNMTWKKYLDARSTDEARRRREKANAEKKADALRKQAAKLGAKATKAAAAKQMIARADKMIDALDEVRQEDKYAAITFPEPAPCGKTPLFAKGLTKMYGSLEVFVGVDLAIDRGSRVVVLGFNGAGKTTLLKLLAGVERTDGEGGLVSGHGLKIGYFAQEHDTIDQNATVWENAVNACPDSGEQDLRGLLGAFMFTGEQLNQPAGTLSGGEQTRLALATLVSSRANVLLLDEPTNNLDPQSREQVLNALRTYTGAVVLVTHDPGAVQALEPERVIVLPDGDEDLWSDAYMEIVELA, encoded by the coding sequence GTGATTGTTACCCAGGATCTTGAGGTGCGCGTGGGGGCCCGCACCCTTCTCAACGCCCCCGGACAGCACCTCCGCGTCCAACCCGGCGACCGGATCGGCCTGGTCGGCCGCAACGGCGCCGGCAAGACCACCACCATGCGGATTCTCTCCGGTGAAACAGAGCCCTACGGCGGCCAGGTCGTGCGCTCCGGCGAGATCGGGTACCTTCCCCAGGATTCCAAGGAAGGCGACATCGACCAGTCCGCCCGCGACCGGATCCTCTCCGCCCGCGGCCTCGACCAGCTGCGGTCGTCTATGGACCGGCAGCAGGAACTGATGGAATCCGGAACCGACGCCCAGCGCGACGCAGCCATCGGCAAGTACAGCCGCCTCGAGGAGCGCTACAGCGCTCTTGGCGGGTACGAGGCCGATTCCGAGGCGGCGAGGATCTGTGACGGCCTCGGGCTTCCCCAGCGGATCCTCGACCAGCCGCTGAAGACCCTCTCCGGAGGTCAGCGTCGCCGGGTGGAACTGGCTCAGATCCTCTTCGCCGCCACCGCCGGTTCCGGGCGCTCGCAGACCACCCTGCTGCTCGACGAGCCGACCAACCACCTCGACGCGGATTCGATCCACTGGCTCCGTGGCTTCCTGCAGAAGCACGAGGGTGGGTTGATCATGATCTCCCACGACGTCGAGCTGCTCAACGACGTGGTGAACAAGGTTTGGTTCCTCGATGCAGTGCGCGGGGAAGCCGATGTCTACAACATGACCTGGAAAAAGTACCTCGATGCCCGGTCCACCGACGAAGCTCGTCGTCGTCGAGAGAAGGCCAATGCGGAGAAGAAGGCGGACGCCCTGCGCAAGCAGGCCGCGAAGCTCGGTGCCAAAGCGACCAAGGCTGCGGCAGCCAAGCAGATGATCGCCCGCGCCGACAAGATGATCGACGCCCTGGACGAGGTCCGCCAGGAGGACAAGTACGCCGCCATCACCTTCCCGGAACCGGCCCCCTGCGGCAAGACCCCGCTGTTCGCCAAGGGACTGACGAAGATGTACGGCTCGCTGGAGGTCTTCGTCGGCGTGGATCTGGCCATCGACCGCGGGTCCCGCGTGGTCGTCCTCGGGTTCAACGGCGCCGGCAAGACCACCCTGCTGAAGTTGCTCGCAGGGGTGGAACGCACCGACGGCGAAGGGGGACTTGTCTCCGGTCACGGTCTGAAGATCGGCTACTTCGCCCAGGAGCACGACACGATCGACCAGAACGCCACCGTGTGGGAGAACGCGGTCAACGCCTGCCCGGACTCCGGCGAACAGGACCTGCGTGGTCTCCTCGGCGCCTTCATGTTCACCGGCGAGCAGCTGAACCAGCCCGCCGGGACGCTCTCCGGTGGTGAGCAGACCCGACTGGCCCTGGCCACACTGGTGAGCTCACGGGCGAACGTCCTGCTCCTAGACGAGCCGACCAACAACCTCGACCCCCAGTCCCGCGAGCAGGTGCTCAACGCCCTGCGCACCTACACCGGAGCCGTCGTCCTCGTCACGCACGACCCGGGTGCGGTACAGGCTCTGGAACCGGAACGGGTCATCGTCCTGCCCGACGGCGACGAGGACCTCTGGTCCGACGCCTACATGGAAATTGTCGAGTTGGCCTAA
- a CDS encoding lycopene cyclase family protein — protein sequence MHIAVVGLGPAGSLLAHRAVHRGWTVDGYDPACGGTDIDPSLPSWRSTWGLPVAALPDWARDVIPFAGLCEDLRAYTPALHRLDYGRYGVIDRSALRSRLSPGIRLHRQRVDTLTARALGVDAVIDCRGVIDRPGSIRQVAYGLFLPVDIARDAGISPGVFMDWRPAPGASDDGADPGFLYVQSTGDSVLVEETVLATRTPTRELLPTLKARLHARLGPVAESAIGSETVHFPIDRRRRPWYLGADEHGTATFGAAGGLTHPATGYSVAAAAAAADTALDQLVEGVAHRGRWSAALAWRLRLLGSELIVRAGDGDVLPRFFDAFFRLPPGLQRGYLDGQNAAPVAAAMVSLAAFPRQALPFLRPLPTALRYTLKPR from the coding sequence ATGCACATTGCCGTAGTGGGTCTGGGACCCGCCGGATCCCTCCTTGCCCACCGCGCCGTCCACCGGGGATGGACCGTTGACGGGTATGACCCTGCCTGTGGTGGGACCGACATCGACCCCTCCCTCCCCTCCTGGCGCAGCACCTGGGGACTCCCCGTGGCAGCCCTGCCCGACTGGGCCCGCGACGTGATCCCGTTCGCTGGCCTTTGTGAGGATCTTCGGGCCTACACGCCTGCCCTGCATCGGCTCGATTACGGCCGCTACGGCGTCATCGACCGCTCCGCGCTCCGGTCCCGCCTCTCCCCCGGCATCAGGCTCCACCGGCAGCGGGTGGACACGCTCACCGCCCGGGCGCTCGGGGTGGACGCGGTGATCGACTGCCGCGGCGTCATCGACCGTCCGGGAAGCATCCGGCAGGTGGCCTACGGGCTTTTCCTGCCGGTGGACATCGCCCGGGACGCCGGGATCTCCCCCGGCGTGTTCATGGACTGGCGGCCCGCCCCTGGGGCGTCCGACGACGGTGCCGACCCCGGATTCCTCTACGTCCAGAGCACCGGGGACAGTGTCCTCGTCGAAGAGACCGTGCTCGCCACCCGCACCCCGACGAGGGAGCTGCTGCCGACGCTGAAGGCCCGGCTGCATGCCAGACTGGGACCGGTGGCGGAGTCGGCGATCGGATCCGAGACCGTCCACTTCCCCATAGACCGACGCCGCCGACCCTGGTACCTCGGTGCGGATGAGCACGGCACCGCCACCTTCGGTGCCGCCGGGGGGCTTACCCACCCGGCCACCGGATACTCCGTGGCAGCGGCGGCGGCCGCAGCGGACACCGCCCTCGACCAGCTGGTCGAGGGAGTCGCCCACCGCGGACGCTGGTCGGCGGCACTGGCCTGGCGCCTGCGTCTACTCGGGTCGGAACTTATCGTCCGCGCCGGTGACGGGGACGTCCTCCCCCGGTTCTTCGACGCCTTCTTCCGCCTGCCCCCCGGACTGCAGCGCGGCTACCTCGACGGCCAGAACGCCGCCCCGGTCGCCGCCGCCATGGTCTCCCTGGCCGCTTTCCCCCGGCAGGCACTGCCGTTCCTGCGTCCCCTGCCGACCGCGCTGCGCTACACGCTGAAGCCGAGGTAG
- a CDS encoding metal-sulfur cluster assembly factor has translation MSDENATATESATGTAAETAPETATGSAEPTAPQMDPNPLNDVPEPPTDQTPEEVELAGRIEESMLDVIDPELGINVVDLGLVYDIWVEDGQVAVVNMTLTSPACPLTDMLEDQSQSAVVGTIDEISELRINWVWSPPWGPHMINEEGREQLRYLGFSV, from the coding sequence ATGAGTGACGAGAACGCCACAGCCACAGAATCGGCCACCGGAACGGCCGCCGAGACTGCCCCCGAGACGGCAACCGGCTCCGCCGAACCGACGGCGCCGCAGATGGACCCTAATCCATTGAATGATGTTCCCGAGCCGCCGACCGACCAGACCCCGGAAGAGGTCGAGCTCGCCGGCAGGATCGAGGAGTCCATGCTCGATGTGATCGACCCGGAGCTGGGGATCAACGTCGTCGATCTCGGTCTGGTCTATGACATCTGGGTCGAGGACGGTCAGGTGGCGGTGGTCAACATGACGCTGACCTCCCCGGCCTGTCCGCTGACCGACATGCTGGAAGACCAGTCCCAGTCCGCGGTGGTCGGCACCATCGACGAGATCTCCGAACTGCGGATCAACTGGGTCTGGTCCCCGCCGTGGGGCCCGCACATGATCAACGAGGAAGGCCGCGAGCAGCTGCGCTACCTCGGCTTCAGCGTGTAG
- the sufU gene encoding Fe-S cluster assembly sulfur transfer protein SufU, whose product MKLEQMYQEVILDHYKNPQYAGLREPFEAEVHHVNTSCGDEVTLRVHLSEDLSTVVDVSYDAQGCSISQASTSVMAEEIIGQPVGTAFAKLEDFEKMVTSRGECDGDEDLIGDGIAFAGVSRYPARVKCALLGWKAFEAATLDAGVPHPAPSK is encoded by the coding sequence GTGAAACTCGAGCAGATGTACCAGGAAGTGATCCTGGACCACTACAAGAATCCGCAGTATGCGGGTCTCCGGGAACCCTTCGAGGCGGAGGTCCACCACGTCAACACCTCCTGTGGTGACGAGGTGACCCTCCGGGTGCACCTCAGCGAGGACCTGTCGACGGTGGTGGATGTCTCCTATGACGCCCAGGGCTGCTCCATCAGCCAGGCGTCGACCTCGGTGATGGCCGAGGAGATCATCGGCCAGCCGGTGGGCACCGCGTTCGCCAAGCTCGAGGATTTCGAGAAGATGGTGACGAGCCGCGGAGAATGTGACGGCGATGAGGACCTCATCGGGGACGGCATCGCCTTCGCCGGTGTCTCCCGCTACCCGGCCCGTGTCAAGTGCGCCCTGTTGGGGTGGAAGGCCTTCGAGGCCGCCACCCTGGATGCCGGCGTCCCGCATCCTGCCCCGAGCAAGTGA
- a CDS encoding cysteine desulfurase: MITTLDTTAIRADFPILSRTVRDGRPLVYLDSGATAQRPLQVLDAERTFLTEYNAPVHRGAYQLAEEATDAYEDARDAIARFVGADDPEIAFTKNATEALNEVAYILGDPRSGDYAVGEGDEIVISEVEHHANLVPWQELALRTGATLRWYTATSDGRIDLDSLELSEKTKVVALAHQSNVTGAQLDVDEAVRRAHAVGALFVLDACQSVPHMPVNFHALDVDFAAFSGHKMLGPSGVGVLYGKARLLEALPPFLTGGSMIELVTMEKTTFAAPPQRFEAGTQMTSQVVGLGAAVGYLEKIGMDAVAAHEHDLTAYALSTLQEIDGVRIIGPATAENRGSAVSFVVDGIHPHDLGQVLDDQGICIRVGHHCAWPVHRSLGIQATARASFYIYNTRDEVDALAAGVRHAQDFFGTR, encoded by the coding sequence ATGATCACGACACTGGACACCACGGCCATCCGGGCGGATTTCCCGATCCTGTCCCGCACGGTCCGAGACGGTCGTCCACTCGTGTACCTGGACTCCGGAGCGACCGCCCAGCGGCCGCTGCAGGTCCTCGACGCCGAGCGCACCTTCCTCACCGAATACAACGCCCCGGTGCACCGTGGCGCCTACCAGCTCGCCGAGGAGGCGACCGACGCCTACGAGGACGCCCGCGACGCCATCGCCCGATTCGTCGGTGCCGATGACCCGGAAATCGCCTTCACCAAGAACGCGACCGAGGCGCTCAACGAGGTGGCCTACATCCTCGGTGACCCGCGCAGCGGTGACTACGCGGTGGGCGAGGGCGACGAGATCGTCATCTCCGAGGTCGAGCACCACGCCAACCTGGTGCCCTGGCAGGAGCTGGCACTGCGGACCGGTGCGACCCTGCGCTGGTACACCGCCACGTCAGACGGCCGGATCGATCTCGACAGCCTGGAGCTGTCGGAGAAGACCAAGGTCGTCGCATTGGCCCACCAGTCCAATGTGACCGGTGCCCAGCTCGACGTGGATGAGGCGGTGCGTCGTGCCCACGCCGTCGGCGCATTGTTCGTCCTCGACGCCTGCCAGTCGGTGCCGCACATGCCGGTGAACTTCCACGCCCTCGACGTGGACTTCGCCGCATTCTCCGGCCACAAGATGCTGGGCCCCAGCGGGGTCGGGGTCCTCTACGGGAAAGCCCGACTGCTGGAAGCCCTGCCGCCCTTCCTCACCGGTGGATCGATGATTGAACTGGTGACGATGGAGAAGACGACCTTCGCCGCACCGCCGCAGCGCTTCGAGGCTGGCACCCAGATGACCTCCCAGGTCGTCGGGCTCGGGGCCGCCGTGGGATACCTGGAAAAGATCGGGATGGATGCTGTCGCGGCCCACGAGCACGACCTCACCGCCTACGCCCTGTCGACGCTGCAGGAGATCGACGGAGTCCGGATCATCGGCCCGGCGACCGCGGAGAACCGTGGGTCGGCGGTGAGCTTCGTCGTCGACGGGATCCACCCGCACGATCTGGGCCAGGTCCTTGACGACCAGGGCATCTGCATCCGGGTCGGCCACCACTGCGCCTGGCCGGTGCACCGGAGCCTCGGGATACAGGCCACGGCCCGGGCGAGCTTCTACATCTACAACACCCGCGACGAGGTGGATGCGCTGGCTGCCGGCGTCCGTCACGCCCAGGACTTCTTCGGTACCCGGTGA
- the sufC gene encoding Fe-S cluster assembly ATPase SufC has translation MSTLEIKNLHAQVVPQEEGEDPKPILHGVNLTINSGETHAIMGPNGSGKSTLSYAIAGHPRYEITEGEVLLDGENLVDMDVAERARAGLFLAMQYPVEVPGVSMANFLRSSATAVRGEAPKLRAWVKEARAAMEELDIDPSFSERSVNEGFSGGEKKRHEILQLGLLKPKFAVLDETDSGLDVDALRIVSEGINRYKERENGGLLLITHYQRILNYVHPDFVHVFARGRIVESGGAELAQELEANGYEKYTAKA, from the coding sequence ATGAGCACCCTCGAAATCAAGAACCTCCACGCCCAGGTCGTCCCCCAGGAGGAGGGCGAGGATCCGAAGCCGATCCTGCACGGCGTGAACCTCACCATCAACTCCGGTGAGACCCACGCCATCATGGGCCCGAACGGCTCCGGCAAGTCCACCCTGTCCTACGCCATCGCCGGCCACCCCCGGTACGAGATCACCGAGGGAGAGGTCCTCCTCGACGGTGAGAACCTGGTGGACATGGATGTCGCCGAGCGGGCCCGGGCCGGTCTGTTCCTCGCCATGCAGTACCCGGTCGAGGTGCCGGGCGTCTCGATGGCGAACTTCCTGCGCTCCTCCGCCACCGCGGTCCGCGGCGAGGCTCCCAAGCTGCGCGCCTGGGTCAAGGAGGCCCGTGCCGCGATGGAAGAGCTCGACATCGACCCCAGTTTCTCCGAGCGCTCCGTCAACGAGGGCTTCTCCGGTGGTGAGAAGAAGCGTCACGAGATCCTGCAGCTCGGACTGCTCAAGCCGAAGTTCGCCGTCCTCGACGAGACCGACTCCGGTCTTGACGTCGACGCCCTCCGCATCGTCTCCGAGGGCATCAACCGCTACAAGGAGCGGGAGAACGGCGGCCTGCTGCTGATCACCCACTACCAGCGGATCCTCAACTACGTGCATCCCGATTTCGTCCATGTCTTCGCCCGGGGCCGCATCGTCGAGTCCGGTGGCGCCGAGCTCGCCCAGGAGCTCGAGGCGAACGGCTACGAGAAGTACACGGCCAAGGCGTAG
- the sufD gene encoding Fe-S cluster assembly protein SufD, translated as MTTPTTTPVTPANRTPTKGDRFQSTDPADFPVPHGKNEDWRFTPLRRLRGLQNASAAPATRALVSVDTADQAGASYTELPMDDERVGKAGLPVDRPAAEAWVNCPVADYIHIDRDTVLTEPVTITVTGAGDEVTSYGTTVVDLGSFAEAVVVIRYQGNGVHSDNLEFLLGDGAKLTVVVWEDWGRTAVHLSNSHILVGRDATIRHTSAIFGGDVVRSLPHVRYAGPGGDAEMLGVYFADSGQYFEQRLLVDHSEPNCRSNVLYKGALQGEEGRHGTEARTVWIGDCLIRPDATGTDTYETNKNLVLTGGARADAIPNLEIQTGDIVGAGHAATVGRFDDEQMFYLMSRGIPDEVARRLIIRGFFSDVIRRVPVEQIRTSLEDVVEQELANTVL; from the coding sequence ATGACCACTCCGACGACGACCCCCGTCACCCCAGCAAACCGGACCCCCACCAAGGGCGACCGGTTCCAGTCCACGGACCCCGCGGACTTCCCGGTCCCGCACGGCAAGAACGAGGACTGGCGATTCACCCCGCTGCGTCGTCTGCGCGGCCTGCAGAACGCGTCCGCCGCCCCGGCCACCCGGGCCCTGGTGTCGGTCGACACCGCCGACCAGGCCGGCGCCAGCTATACCGAGCTGCCGATGGACGATGAGCGGGTCGGGAAGGCCGGCCTGCCGGTCGACCGTCCCGCCGCCGAGGCCTGGGTCAACTGCCCGGTCGCCGACTACATCCACATCGACCGGGATACGGTCCTCACTGAGCCGGTGACCATCACGGTCACCGGAGCCGGCGACGAGGTCACCTCCTACGGCACCACCGTCGTGGATCTCGGCAGCTTCGCCGAGGCCGTGGTGGTCATCCGCTACCAGGGCAACGGCGTCCACTCCGACAACCTGGAGTTCCTCCTGGGTGATGGGGCGAAGCTCACCGTCGTGGTCTGGGAGGACTGGGGACGCACCGCCGTCCACCTGTCGAACTCCCACATCCTCGTCGGCCGGGACGCCACCATCCGCCACACCTCCGCCATCTTCGGTGGCGACGTGGTCCGTTCCCTCCCGCACGTCCGCTACGCGGGTCCGGGTGGGGACGCCGAGATGCTCGGTGTCTACTTCGCCGACTCGGGTCAGTACTTCGAGCAGCGTCTGCTCGTCGACCACAGTGAACCGAACTGCCGTTCCAACGTGCTCTACAAGGGAGCGCTGCAGGGCGAAGAGGGACGCCACGGTACCGAGGCCCGCACCGTGTGGATCGGCGACTGCCTGATCCGCCCGGACGCCACCGGCACCGACACCTACGAGACGAACAAGAACCTCGTCCTCACCGGTGGCGCCCGCGCCGACGCGATCCCGAACCTGGAGATCCAGACCGGGGACATCGTCGGCGCGGGCCACGCAGCGACCGTCGGCCGCTTCGACGACGAGCAGATGTTCTACCTGATGTCCCGCGGTATCCCCGACGAGGTCGCCCGCCGCCTCATCATCCGCGGTTTCTTCTCCGACGTGATCCGACGGGTGCCCGTCGAGCAGATCCGCACCAGCCTCGAGGACGTGGTCGAGCAGGAACTCGCAAACACCGTCCTGTAA
- the sufB gene encoding Fe-S cluster assembly protein SufB: protein MTQTASTPPTETAPLSKSEEKLRQDDAIIDSIGAYEYGWHDSDAAGETAQRGLSEDVVRMISAKKSEPDWMLQRRLKALDTFERKPMPTWGADLDDIDFDEFKYFVRSTEKQATSWEELPEDIKNTYDKLGIPEAEKQRLVAGVAAQYESEVVYHQIREDLESQGVIFLDTDTALKEHPDLFQEYFGTVVPAGDNKFAALNTAVWSGGSFVYVPKGVQVEIPLQAYFRINTENMGQFERTLIIVDEGAFVHYVEGCTAPIYQSDSLHSAIVEIIVKKGGRCRYTTIQNWSTNVYNLVTQRCRAEEGATMEWVDGNIGSKITMKYPAVWMTGPHARGQVLSIGFAGEGQTQDTGGKMVHMAPYTSSNIVSKSVARNGGRAAYRGLIQINKDAHHSTANVECDALLVDSISRSDTYPYNDIRNDHVTLGHEATVSQVSEDQLFYLMSRGLEQDEAMAMIVRGFVEPVAKELPMEYALELNRLIELQMEGSVG from the coding sequence ATGACCCAGACAGCTTCCACACCGCCCACCGAGACGGCACCGCTGAGCAAGTCCGAGGAGAAGCTGCGTCAGGACGACGCGATCATCGACTCCATCGGCGCCTACGAGTACGGCTGGCACGACTCGGACGCCGCCGGCGAGACCGCCCAGCGCGGCCTCTCCGAGGACGTGGTCCGGATGATCTCGGCGAAGAAGAGCGAACCCGACTGGATGCTCCAGCGTCGGCTCAAGGCCCTCGACACCTTTGAGCGCAAGCCGATGCCCACCTGGGGCGCCGATCTCGATGACATTGACTTCGACGAATTCAAGTACTTCGTGCGGTCCACCGAAAAGCAGGCCACCTCCTGGGAGGAACTGCCGGAGGACATCAAGAACACCTACGACAAGCTGGGTATCCCTGAGGCGGAAAAGCAGCGTCTCGTCGCCGGCGTGGCCGCTCAGTACGAGTCCGAGGTCGTCTACCACCAGATCCGCGAGGACCTGGAAAGCCAGGGTGTCATCTTCCTCGACACCGATACCGCGCTGAAGGAGCACCCGGACCTGTTCCAGGAGTACTTCGGCACTGTCGTCCCGGCCGGCGACAACAAGTTCGCCGCACTCAACACCGCCGTGTGGTCCGGCGGTTCCTTCGTCTACGTCCCCAAGGGCGTCCAGGTGGAGATCCCGTTGCAGGCCTACTTCCGGATCAACACCGAGAACATGGGTCAGTTCGAACGCACCCTGATCATCGTCGACGAAGGTGCCTTCGTGCACTACGTCGAAGGCTGTACCGCCCCGATCTACCAGTCCGACTCCCTGCACTCCGCGATCGTGGAGATCATCGTGAAGAAGGGTGGCCGGTGCCGCTACACCACCATCCAGAACTGGTCGACGAACGTCTACAACCTCGTCACCCAGCGCTGCCGCGCCGAAGAGGGCGCGACGATGGAGTGGGTCGACGGCAACATCGGTTCCAAGATCACCATGAAGTACCCGGCCGTGTGGATGACCGGTCCGCACGCCCGCGGTCAGGTGCTCTCCATCGGCTTCGCCGGTGAGGGCCAGACCCAGGACACCGGCGGCAAGATGGTCCACATGGCGCCGTACACCTCGTCCAACATTGTCTCGAAGTCGGTGGCCCGTAACGGTGGCCGCGCCGCCTACCGTGGTCTGATCCAGATCAACAAGGACGCCCACCACTCCACCGCGAACGTGGAATGTGACGCCCTGCTGGTGGACTCGATCTCCCGGTCAGACACCTACCCCTACAACGACATCCGCAACGACCACGTGACCCTCGGCCACGAGGCGACGGTCTCCCAGGTCTCCGAGGACCAGCTCTTCTACCTCATGAGCCGCGGCCTGGAACAGGACGAGGCGATGGCGATGATCGTCCGCGGCTTCGTTGAGCCGGTGGCCAAGGAGCTGCCGATGGAGTACGCCCTCGAGCTCAACCGACTGATCGAACTGCAGATGGAAGGATCGGTGGGTTAA
- a CDS encoding helix-turn-helix transcriptional regulator: protein MSEGDTRRAILTQILRNGPVCASDISDTLGLSAAGVRRHLDNIVAEGLAEAVEAPRTSASGQRGRGRPARLFRLTDAGRGQFGHDYDSLALLALRALRESGGDAAVERFADQRMEELFSGVDAADGIPVDEQARNIAGALTARGYAATVDHAGGGVQICRHHCPVQDVAHEFPELCAAEHRVVAELLGRHTQPLATIADGNGICTTHIPLTTIHPANRKES, encoded by the coding sequence ATGAGCGAAGGGGATACCCGACGCGCCATCCTCACCCAGATCCTGCGGAACGGTCCGGTGTGCGCCTCCGACATCAGTGACACCCTCGGCCTCAGTGCCGCCGGTGTACGGCGTCACCTCGACAACATCGTCGCCGAGGGGCTCGCCGAAGCGGTGGAAGCGCCCCGGACCTCAGCCTCCGGCCAGCGCGGCCGCGGCCGACCCGCCCGGTTGTTCCGCCTGACGGACGCCGGACGGGGTCAGTTCGGACATGATTACGACAGCCTGGCGCTGCTGGCACTCCGTGCCCTCCGGGAGAGCGGTGGGGACGCCGCCGTCGAGCGCTTCGCCGACCAACGCATGGAGGAGCTCTTCAGCGGGGTCGACGCAGCGGACGGCATCCCCGTCGACGAACAGGCCCGGAATATCGCCGGAGCCCTGACCGCCCGCGGTTACGCGGCCACGGTCGACCACGCCGGCGGCGGCGTCCAGATCTGCCGTCACCATTGTCCCGTCCAGGATGTCGCACACGAGTTCCCGGAACTCTGCGCCGCCGAACACCGGGTGGTCGCGGAACTACTCGGTCGGCACACCCAGCCACTGGCGACCATCGCCGACGGCAACGGCATCTGCACCACCCACATTCCGCTGACCACCATCCACCCTGCAAACCGGAAGGAGAGCTGA